DNA from Candidatus Methylomirabilota bacterium:
GGACGGGAGGTGGCCGTGACTGAAATCCACGCTGAGGGGAGCCTGGTGCAGCGCCTCCAGGCTGGCGACGCCGAGGCGCTGGAGATGCTCATGGAACGCTACTCGGCCCGGGTCTATCGCCTGGCCTACTCCATCACCCGCAACGCCGGCGACGCCGAGGAGGTGGTCCAGGACGTCTTCCTGAGCGTGTTCCGCAAGGTGCGGGGGTTCGAAGGACGTGCCGCCGTGGCCACCTGGCTCTACCGGGTCACCGCCAACGCGGCGCTCAACAAGCGGCGCGGCAAGCGCCTGGAGGTGGAGAACTCGCTCGACCAGTGGCTGCCCACCTACAGGGCCGACGGCCATCGGGAGGGGAACCGTCCGTTCCTCGTGGTCGACTGGTCCCAGGACCCGGAGCGCGCGCTCCTCGAGGGTGAGACCCGCGCCGAGCTCGAGCGGGCCCTCGACGCCCTGCCTCCGCGTTATCGCGCCGTGCTGGTGCTGCGGGACGTCGAAGGCCTCTCCTCGGAGGAGACGGCCGCGGTCCTTGCCGAATCGGTGTCCGCGGTCAAGTCGTGCCTGCACCGCGCCCGCATGGTCCTGCGTGAGCGCCTGACGCGCCGTCTAGCCCCTGAGCTGGAGAGTCAGTGGGCCGGAAGCTGAAGCGCGTGACCGTCGGGGTCTTCGAGCGCGGGCGACTAAGTCAGCGGGCCCGCAGCTGAAGGGCGTGACCGTCGGGGTCGCGCAGGACGAATCCCTCCCGGAACCCCAGCCGCGTGTCGGTCGTCGCCAC
Protein-coding regions in this window:
- a CDS encoding sigma-70 family RNA polymerase sigma factor, translating into MTEIHAEGSLVQRLQAGDAEALEMLMERYSARVYRLAYSITRNAGDAEEVVQDVFLSVFRKVRGFEGRAAVATWLYRVTANAALNKRRGKRLEVENSLDQWLPTYRADGHREGNRPFLVVDWSQDPERALLEGETRAELERALDALPPRYRAVLVLRDVEGLSSEETAAVLAESVSAVKSCLHRARMVLRERLTRRLAPELESQWAGS